From one Triticum urartu cultivar G1812 chromosome 3, Tu2.1, whole genome shotgun sequence genomic stretch:
- the LOC125544606 gene encoding homeobox protein HAZ1-like has product MGKTSASGVVQENEKVGNGSPSSPTKGKRGRKGSQIIANKKYPLRSAHSSARVLRSTSKDKSKTPNEPVSPLRSAHSSPRVLRSTPKNKSKTPKKQVNSLRSAHSSARVLSSTLKKKVPNEPVNDSTAAQPAARKRKRGRPSNAASPKNECIKIRQRVRYILNRMNYEQSFIQAYAGEGWKGQSLEKIRPEKELERAKAEILRCKLRIREAFRNMDSLLLEGKLDESLFDSEGEISSEDIFCAICASKHVTLKNDIILCDGVCDRGFHQKCLNPPLLAEDIPQGDEGWLCPACDCKLDCIDLLNELQGSTLAMHDSWEKVFPESISNGLNQIGASDLPSDDSEEDYDPTLAEGDTVDENKSSAEDGDEGSDSDDLDFITSSDESEPSKKKRSESKNKNTVNDLALPSDDSEDDDFDPEGPNSSEDQKTKTNSDESDFTSDSDDFCAEISKSSGKDKVSAPSFSDQTNGVDIMEAELEQDSVLPASNRRQVGHLDYKKLYDEAYGKETTDSSDEEEWSGHSPNENPEDSDTDSFAGPLKPAKTRRARGGRQNNERTPQSERHSGSVSEQHPEVLSNGTSSTARKKSYGPIVNQKLKAYFEKEPYPSRPAKESLAQELGLTFHQITRWFSSTRHYSRVSAAKKGKRLENYTAENNDGIAADSIQQREPNGSVLGKPNVDRNGIVSEEGMAQKNLDEGEREDTPFRQHISCEQTLDGTPPANKHNTANSRNDTSRNAEDTPLGQDIGCEQTVAAVNQNCTIGSTNVGSPKGAPGGNKHLKNSPRSVGSPRRGSAEKNIPGLEHVDEARRKAILRELRKMKAAGR; this is encoded by the exons ATGGGCAAAACATCTGCTTCTGGTGTTGTTCAGGAGAATGAAAAAGTTGGGAATGGTTCACCCTCTTCTCCTACCAAGGGGAAAaggggaaggaaagggtcccagaTTATAGCAAATAAAAAGTATCCCCTGAGATCTGCACATAGTAGTGCCAGGGTGCTTCGATCTACTTCAAAAGACAAGAGTAAGACGCCTAATGAGCCAGTAAGTCCATTGAGATCCGCTCATAGTAGTCCCAGGGTTCTTCGATCTACCCCTAAAAACAAGAGCAAGACACCTAAAAAGCAAGTAAATTCATTGAGGTCCGCACATAGTAGTGCCAGGGTGCTTAGCTCTACCTTGAAGAAAAAGGTACCTAATGAGCCAGTAAACGACAGTACTGCTGCTCAACCAGCTGCCAGGAAAAGGAAAAGAGGCAGGCCCTCAAATGCAGCTAGTCCCAAGAATGAGTGCATCAAAATTCGCCAGCGAGTTAGATACATTTTGAATCGAATGAACTACGAACAAAGTTTCATTCAAGCATACGCTGGTGAAGGTTGGAAAGGTCAAAG TTTGGAAAAAATAAGACCTGAGAAGGAGCTTGAGCGAGCCAAGGCAGAAATCTTGCGATGCAAGTTAAGAATTCGGGAAGCTTTTCGTAATATGGATTCTCTTCTATTGGAGGGGAAGCTTGACGAATCTTTGTTTGATTCTGAGGGAGAAATATCTAGTGAAGAT ATTTTCTGTGCCATATGTGCTTCAAAGCATGTTACACTAAAAAATGATATCATTCTTTGCGATGGAGTGTGTGATAGAGGATTCCACCAGAAATGTTTGAATCCTCCTTTGCTGGCAGAAGATA TTCCTCAGGGGGATGAAGGATGGCTTTGCCCTGCATGCGATTGCAAGCTAGATTGTATTGATTTACTAAATGAACTCCAAGGGAGCACACTTGCTATGCATGACTCATGGGAG AAAGTTTTTCCTGAGTCAATTTCAAATGGCTTAAACCAAATTGGAGCATCTGATCTTCCATCCGATGATTCAGAGGAGGATTATGACCCTACTTTAGCTGAAGGGGACACGGTAGATGAAAACAAATCATCTGCAGAGGATGGGGACGAAGGATCAGATTCTGATGACCTGGATTTTATTACATCATCCGATGAGTCTGAACCTTCAAAGAAGAAAAGGTCTGAATCAAAGAACAAAAATACCGTCAATGACCTTGCGTTGCCTTCGGATGACTCAGAGGATGATGACTTTGATCCAGAAGGTCCAAATTCCAGTGAAGACCAAAAGACCAAAACAAACTCAGACGAGTCAGACTTTACATCTGATTCTGATGATTTCTGTGCTGAGATTTCTAAATCTTCTGGCAAGGATAAAGTTTCGGCACCTTCATTCTCAGACCAAACTAATGGAGTGGACATTATGGAAGCAGAGCTAGAGCAAGACTCTGTGCTACCAGCTTCAAATAGGCGACAAGTTGGACATTTGGATTACAAAAAGCTTTATGAT GAGGCTTATGGAAAAGAAACCACTGATTCAAGCGATGAAGAAGAGTGGTCTGGACATAGCCCAAATGAAAATCCAGAAGACAGTGATACAGATTCATTTGCTGGACCACTTAAGCCGGCAAAAACCAGAAGAGCACGAGGTGGGCGCCAGAACAATGAGCGTACTCCACAGAGTGAACGGCACAGCGGTTCAGTAAGTGAACAGCATCCTGAAGTGCTTTCCAATGGCACCAGTAGCACGGCCAGGAAAAAAAGTTATGGTCCTATTGTTAATCAG AAGCTCAAGGCATATTTCGAAAAAGAACCTTATCCTAGTCGCCCAGCAAAAGAAAGTCTGGCACAAGAGCTTGGCCTGACATTCCATCAG ATCACTAGATGGTTTTCTAGTACTCGTCATTACTCAAGAGTTAGTGCTGCCAAAAAAGGGAAGCGTTTAGAAAACTATACTGCTGAGAACAACGACGGCATTGCTGCGGATAGCATACAACAGAGAGAACCCAATGGCAGTGTATTGGGCAAACCAAATGTAGATAGAAACGGTATTGTTTCGGAGGAAGGGATGGCGCAAAAAAATCTTGATGAAGGTGAGAGAGAAGATACTCCATTCAGACAACATATCAGCTGTGAGCAGACACTAGATGGGACTCCTCCTGCTAACAAACACAACACTGCCAACTCGAGGAATGACACCTCGAGGAATGCAGAAGATACCCCACTCGGACAAGATATTGGCTGTGAGCAGACCGTGGCTGCTGTCAACCAAAACTGCACTATCGGCTCGACCAATGTCGGCTCACCGAAAGGTGCGCCTGGAGGAAACAAGCACCTTAAGAACTCTCCAAGGAGTGTTGGAAGCCCAAGACGTGGGTCTGCCGAGAAGAACATTCCTGGGCTAGAACATGTAGACGAGGCAAGGAGGAAGGCTATACTGCGGGAGCTGAGGAAGATGAAGGCCGCAGGCAGGTGA
- the LOC125544608 gene encoding dynamin-related protein 5A, whose translation MAMSPAAGRTPNPKAAPSPSPSARRAGADSASAAAATAASDTKARFEAYNRLQAAAVAFGEKLPIPEIVAIGGQSDGKSSLLEALLGFRFNVREVEMGTRRPLVLQMVHDPTALDPRCRFQEEDSEEYGHPMVQAAAIADLIKQRTESHLRTIQAAVSSKPIVMRAEYAHCPNLTIIDTPGFVLKAKKGEPERTPEEILSMVKTLASPPHRLILFLQQSSVEWCSSLWLDAIREIDPTFRRTMIVISKFDNRLKEFTERWEVDSYLSASGYLGDNIHPFFVALPKDRGTISNDEFRRQICQVDIDVLRHLRDGVKGGFNEEKFGPYIGFSCLRKYLESELQKRYKEAAPATLALLEQRCSDVSMDLSRLDSKLQATSDVSQLRRSAMLHAASICTHLRALLDGAADPAPEVWGKTTEEEQMHSGINSWPGISVPVKPPNSSLKLYGGAAFERVMHEFRCATYSMECPQVSREKVANILLAHAGRGGSSGMTEAAAEIARAAARSWLAPLTETACDRLAFVLQSLFDLAMERSRTDDSRYQNVENMDGYVGFLAALRCSYYKFVKDLSKQCKQIVRHHLDSVTSPYSHICYESDFLGGVGTVANTLHRFNQFSGVASFDLSDSGSLEEGQENLPPRDQQQMTPPAKANEREILKESQLTVPETPSPDLPADIHGGKKKDNGNMNDGGARKRHARMAAYANRGHHNNVTVGGDDLVSRSGSSYSSICSISAQYFAKMREVLIERNVPSALNSGFLTPCRERLFLALGFELFAVNDEKFMDMFVSPGAIDCIQNERQSLLKRQKILLSCLSEFKNISRTL comes from the exons ATGGCGATGTCTCCGGCGGCGGGCAGGACGCCCAACCCCAAGGCGgcgccgtccccgtccccgtccgCCCGCCGAGCCGGGGCGGATTCGGcctcggccgccgccgccaccgccgcgtCGGACACCAAGGCCCGGTTCGAGGCGTACAACCGGCTGCAGGCGGCGGCGGTCGCGTTCGGGGAGAAGCTCCCGATTCCGGAGATAGTGGCCATAGGGGGCCAGTCGGACGGCAAGAGCTCGCTTCTGGAGGCGCTCCTCGGCTTCCGCTTCAACGTCCGGGAGGTCGAGATGGGCACCCGCCGCCCCCTCGTCCTCCAGATGGTCCACGACCCCACCGCCCTCGATCCCCGGTGCCGCTTCCAG GAGGAGGACTCGGAGGAGTACGGGCACCCCATGGTGCAGGCCGCGGCGATAGCCGACCTCATCAAGCAGCGCACCGAGTCGCACCTCCGGACGATCCAGGCCGCCGTGTCGTCCAAGCCCATCGTCATGAGGGCCGAGTACGCCCACTGCCCCAACCTCACCATCATCGACACCCCAGGTTTCGTGCTTAAG GCTAAGAAAGGTGAGCCGGAGAGGACGCCGGAGGAGATCCTGTCGATGGTGAAGACACTAGCGAGCCCGCCCCACCGCCTCATTCTGTTCCTCCAGCAGAGCAGCGTCGAGTGGTGCTCTTCACTCTGGCTCGATGCAATTAGAGAGATCGATCCCACTTTCAGGCGCACCATGATAGTCATCTCCAAGTTTGACAACCGACTCAAG GAATTTACCGAACGGTGGGAGGTCGATAGCTACCTGAGCGCAAGCGGTTACCTTGGGGACAATATCCACCCATTCTTTGTGGCTCTTCCAAAGGACAGAGGAACAATCTCCAATGACGAGTTCCGGCGGCAAATATGTCAGGTAGATATTGATGTGCTGCGACACTTGCGTGATGGTGTGAAAGGGGGTTTCAATGAAGAGAAGTTTGGTCCGTACATTGGGTTTAGCTGCCTCAGGAAGTACCTGGAGTCTGAACTTCAGAAGAGGTACAAAGAAGCAGCTCCAGCCACCCTAGCATTGTTGGAGCAGAGATGCAGTGATGTCTCGATGGACCTATCCAGACTGGACTCCAAACTGCAAGCAACCTCTGATGTCTCTCAGCTGAGGAGATCGGCAATGCTTCATGCTGCTTCTATCTGCACCCATTTG CGTGCATTACTTGATGGAGCAGCTGATCCAGCCCCAGAGGTATGGGGAAAAACTACTGAAGAGGAGCAAATGCACAGTGGTATTAACAGCTGGCCTGGCATCAGTGTTCCTGTAAAACCTCCCAATTCTAGCCTTAAGCTGTATGGCGGTGCGGCTTTTGAGAGAGTAATGCACGAATTCCGCTGTGCGACATATTCCATGGAGTGCCCACAGGTGTCAAGAGAGAAG GTTGCGAACATATTACTTGCCCATGCTGGAAGAGGTGGGAGCAGTGGGATGACTGAGGCAGCTGCTGAGATAGCACGCGCAGCTGCACGATCATGGCTTGCTCCTCTTACTGAAACTGCTTGTGATCGGCTTGCATTTGTCCTGCAAAGCCTATTTGACCTTGCAATGGAGCGCAGCCGCACTGATGATTCAAGAT ATCAAAATGTTGAAAATATGGATGGATATGTTGGCTTCCTTGCTGCTCTCCGGTGCTCCTATTATAAGTTTGTCAAGGATTTGTCCAAGCAATGCAAGCAGATAGTACGACATCACCTTGATTCAGTCACGAGCCCCTACTCCCATATTTGTTATGAGAGCGACTTTCTTGGTGGCGTTGGAACTGTAGCAAACACCCTTCACAGGTTTAATCAGTTCAGTGGAGTTGCATCTTTTGACCTATCAGACAGTGGATCACTGGAGGAAGGCCAGGAGAATCTACCACCAAGAGATCAGCAACAGATGACTCCACCTGCTAAAGCAAATGAGAGGGAAATTCTGAAAGAAAGCCAGCTGACGGTTCCTGAGACGCCTTCTCCTGATCTGCCAGCTGATATACATGGTGGTAAGAAGAAAGACAATGGAAATATGAATGACGGTGGGGCAAGGAAAAGACATGCAAGGATGGCAGCATATGCAAACAGGGGTCACCATAACAATGTGACTGTTGGTGGTGATGATCTGGTCTCAAGGTCAGGGTCATCGTACTCCAGCATATGTTCCATATCTGCTCAGTACTTTGCCAAAATGCGAGAAGTCCTGATTGAAAGGAATGTTCCCTCTGCATTGAATTCTGGATTCTTAACACCATG CCGTGAAAGGTTGTTTTTAGCACTTGGATTCGAGCTGTTTGCTGTAAATGATGAGAAGTTCATGGACATGTTTGTGTCTCCCGGCGCGATTGATTGTATCCAGAATGAGCGCCAGTCTCTGCTGAAGCGTCAAAAGATTCTGCTGTCCTGTTTAAGCGAGTTCAAGAACATCTCACGGACTCTGTAA